A single window of Thermostichus vulcanus str. 'Rupite' DNA harbors:
- a CDS encoding response regulator transcription factor — protein MKILLVEDDPRLAEVLVEALTDQRYIVDWVGDGETAWDQLRLQTYNLLLLDVGLPVLDGVQLCQRLRAQGFQIPVLMITARDASSDKVLGLDAGADDYMVKPLDLPELLARIRALSRRGQVATSLTLEWGSLVLSPETFEASYQGHKLQLTPKEFALLELLIRNGRRILSRRAILDHLWGVGEAPEEESIKAHIKTLRQKLKAAGAELDPIETVHSVGYRLR, from the coding sequence ATGAAGATTCTTTTGGTAGAAGATGATCCTCGACTAGCGGAAGTCTTGGTGGAGGCACTCACCGATCAGCGTTATATCGTCGATTGGGTTGGGGATGGGGAAACCGCCTGGGATCAATTGCGCCTACAAACCTACAATCTCCTGTTGTTGGATGTCGGCCTCCCGGTCTTAGATGGGGTGCAACTTTGCCAACGCCTCCGCGCTCAGGGGTTTCAAATCCCGGTTTTGATGATTACTGCCCGTGATGCCAGCAGCGACAAAGTGCTTGGTTTGGATGCAGGAGCTGATGATTACATGGTCAAGCCTCTGGATCTGCCAGAACTTTTGGCCAGAATTCGTGCCCTTTCCCGCCGGGGCCAAGTCGCCACATCCCTCACCTTGGAGTGGGGATCCCTAGTACTCAGTCCAGAGACCTTTGAAGCCTCCTACCAAGGCCACAAGCTACAGCTCACCCCAAAAGAATTTGCCCTCTTGGAATTGCTCATCCGTAATGGGCGGCGGATCTTAAGTCGAAGAGCCATTTTGGATCACCTTTGGGGAGTCGGCGAAGCACCGGAGGAAGAATCGATCAAAGCTCACATCAAAACGTTACGGCAGAAACTAAAGGCTGCTGGAGCAGAGCTGGATCCGATTGAGACTGTCCATAGCGTTGGCTACCGGCTTCGCTAA